TGCTGTTCGGCAATGACACCTTCCTGGCTGGATGGGCGCAGACGATGGGTTGGGACAAGATCGGCCTGATGCTCACGCCGCAGTACAGCGACGGGGCGCTGGCCGACGATTACATCGTCACCGCCCAGGGCTGGGGCATCACCTCGTGGTCGGAGCACCCGCAGGAAGCCGCCGACTTCCTGGTCTTCATGCACACGCCCGATCGGGTGAACGCTTGGTTCAAGGCGACAGGCGTGCTGCCGGCCGATGACCGACTGGACACCAGCCTGATCACACAGCCGCAGCTCCAGCAGGTCTACGAGTGGGACACCACTCGCGGCGGACCCAACCTGGAGAACTTCATTCCCAGCATGATGGACGAGCAGGCGAACTTCGCCGGCGTCCAGCTGCTCTTTGCCGGGGATGCCACGCCGGAGGAGCTTGGCCAACTGACCGAGGATGTGAACGCCAAGTGGCGCGAGCAAAATCCGGACGCGGCCGCCAACTTCGAGAAGTGGATCGAGTAGCCTTCAGGGCGGATTAGCTGGAGAGGGGAGGGTGGACCCTCCCCTCTCCGCGTATCGCGGCCGATGCAGTATCGCAAGCACGAGCCCTGGTTGTATCTGGCGCCCGCGCTCGTCATGTTGCTGGCCGTGTTCGGATATCCTTTCGTCCGTCTGGTCATCCTGAGCCTCCAGCGAACCCAGGCAGGCGTCCCGGCCTTCGTCGGGCTGACGAACTACCAGCTGCTGTTTCGGGATGATGTCTTCCTACAGGCGGTGCGCAACAACCTGAAGCTGCTGCTCACCGTCCCGGTGACGGTTGGGCTGGCGCTGGTGCTTGCGGTCTTTCTGTTTGAGCGCATCATGGGATGGCGCCTGTATCGCATGACGCTTTTCCTGCCCTACCTGCTGCCGATCACTGCCGTCGGGCTGGTCTTCTCCTACATCTTTCAGCTAAGCGGCGTGCTCAACGACTTGCTCGAGGCCATTGGGGCGGGGGTGTTGGCCCAGGACTGGCTGGGGAGCACAACGCTGGCGCTTCCGACAGTGATGTTCGTCATCATCTGGAAGGAGGTCGGCTTCGGCGTCGTGCTCTTCCTGGCGCGGCTGATGTCGGTCGAGGAGGAGCTGTTTGACGCTGCGCGCGTCGACGGCGCCAACTGGTGGCAGCTGCAGCGACATGTCACCATCCCGCAGCTTGCGACGGTGATCGAATTCTTCACCGTGATATCGATCATCACCGTGCTGTCGTGGGTCTTCGGCTATGTGTTCGTCATGACCGGCGGCGGGCCGGGGAACGCCACCATGGTCACGGAACTGTATGTCTACCTGATGGGCTTCCGCTACAACCAGATGAATATGGCCTCGGCGGTCTCCGTCCTGCTCCTGCTGGTGACGGGCGTCTTCATCTTCCTTGAACTCCGGTTGCGCGAGCGCAGCGACCTGGGGCTGACATCATGAGGTCGGCACGCCGGCGGGCGCAGGCTCTCTCGGGCAGCCTGCTCCGGCAGCTGGTGGTCATCTTCTTTACGGTGCTGGCCTTGTTCCCGCTGTACTTCATGCTGGTGTCCTCGCTGAAGAGCAAGGCGGACTACCTGGAGAACAAGTTCAACCTGCCGCCTCATCCGATCATTGACAATTTCCTGACCGCCTTCGCCGGCGAGAAGTTCCTCATCCGGTTCGCCAACAGCACCATCCTGACCGTGGGCTCGGTGGCCCTCTCCCTGTTGATCGCCTGCCTGGCGGCATACGCCTTCGCCCGAATGCAGTTCCCCGGTAAGCGCACGCTTTTCAACCTGATGCTGTCGCTGATGGTCATCCCGCCGGTGGTCATGGTGGTCCCACTGTTTGTGACCATGGTGCGCTTGGGGTTGGTTAACACCTACCAGGGCGCCATCCTGATCTACATTGGTCTTCTGCTGCCCTTCTCGGTCTACATGATGACCAACTTCTTTCAGACCATCCCGCGGGAGATCGTGGAGGCGGCGCGCATCGATGGTTGCTCCAGCTTCGGGGTCTTCACCCGCATTCTGATGCCGTTGTCGGCGCCGGCGGTGATCACCCTGACCGTGGTCAACTCCCTGTGGGTCTGGAATGAGCTGCTGATCGCCCTGATCTTCCTGCAGCGGGACGAGATGAAGACACTGATGGTCGGCATCGCCTCGATGCGCTCGCGGATCTACGTCGACATCCCGGCCACAATGGCCGGACTGCTGGTGGCGACGATCCCGATCGTGGTGCTGTACCTGTTTGGCCAGCGGTACTTCATCCGCGGCCTGATCGGCGGAGCGGTCAAGTAACCGCTACTGTTGCGGCCGCCTTTGGCTGGGGACCGAGCACGCCGGGCCGGGCGATCATACCCAGCCCGGATCCGACAAGGCCGCGCAGCGCATGGCGTCTCGGGGCGAGAGCCAGTGCCATCGCTGCCGGCGGCGTCCCCCAGGTAGCGTTTCCGCCGGAGCCCCGCCAAGGTTGGAGAGCGCCGAGATGACACAGCCCGCACGCCTGTCTATCCGGGAGCGCGTGCTGGCCGTGCTCGACGGTCGTCCGCCCGACCGCCTGCCCTTCCTCGATCGCCTGGAAGCCTGGCATGCGACCCACCTGCGGGCAGGAACCTTGCCGCAGCGCTTTGAGGAACTGTCGCTCACCGAGGTCCATCGCGCCGTGGGGATCGGCCAGCAGCGGTTCGTCGTCCCCTATGCCTTGCGACTACGCGGGGTCGAGGTTCTCTCCACCTTCAGCGGCGAACCGCACGCCCGGCACACGGACCCGGTCATATTCGAGTTCCCCGGGATGTGGGACCTGGTCCCGACGGACAGGCCGGGCGTCACCGTGACCGAACTGCGCACGCCCGTGGGTAAGCTCCGCCTGAGCCAGGAGCTCCTGCCCGAGGGGGTCGCCAGCGGCACGGCTCCCTACCTGAAAGAGCACCTGATCAAGGAGCCGGCCGACTATGCTACGGCGAGTTGGATCGTCGAGCACGCCGAATTCATCCCGTGCTACGACCGCGTGGCGACTGAGGAAGCCATCATCGGCGGCGATGGCTACGTCGTCCCGCTGCTTCACCGCATACCCTTCCAACAGATACTGCTGGAGTACCTGGGTGAGGCCCCGCTGTTCTACGCCTTGCACGACGACCGTTCCGCCGTCGAGCGCCTGCTCGGCGTGCTGGACGAACAGCTGCAGGAGATTCTGGCCCGGCTGGCGGATTTCTCCGTGCGCTACGTCGAGTTCCCTGACAACTTGCACGGCCCGATGACCAACCCGAAGCTGTTCCAGCGCTACTGCCTGGATCCGTATCAGCGTTACTGCGAGACCCTGCACCGGCAGGGAAAGCGGGTGGGGAGCCACACCGACGGCGACGTCAAACCCCTGCTGGGGCTGGTGCGCGAGTCGGGCCTTGACGTGTGCGAGTCCGTGTCTCCGTTCCCGCTGACCTCGATCACCTTCGACGAGGTTTGGGAGGCCTGGCGCGGCGGGCCGCTGATTTGGGGCGGGATTCCCTCCCCCATCCTCGAGGCGCGCACGCCCTCCGCCGAGTTCGAGGCCTGGATCGATCACCTGCTAGAACGCATCGGCGGCGCCCCAATCATCCTCGGTGTGGGGGACATGGTGATGGGCAACAGCCTCATCGAGCGCGTCGAGGCGATTGCAGAGCGGGTAGAGCTGCACGTGCCGTAGCGCCATGAAGGCAGGGGATTGCCCGCTCCCGGCCAGAGGGGTCCTCGCCCGGCGCGTAGCCCGATGAGCTCCCGATCTGCGAGGGCCAGGCCCCCGGCGGGTAGTCGCTCACCTCCGTGCGGACTGCTTCTCGGCCCAGGCGACCGCCCGCTTCAGCGCCTCGTCCAACGCCTTGTCGGCGGACGGGGGAAGCGTTGCGGGGCCGGCCTTGCTCAGGATCTCGACCACCCGCTCGTGGGCGACCTCGTGTGCCATCTTCGCCCCGGCGGCGACCCACTCGTCGATGCTCTGCCGCTTGAACAACTTGGGGAAGTACATCTCCCGGCGGAAGTGCCGGACCGTGTGGTCGTGCTGCAGAAAGCTGCCGCCGAACCCGACCTCACGGATGACGTCCAGGGCGAGCGTGTCGTCGTTGACGGCGATCCCATCCAGGACCCGCCGGATGGAGCTGACGATCTCGTCGCAGATGACCGCCATCTCCTGGGATCCGTACATCCCGAAGGCCAGCGTCCCCAGGCTCTGGGAGAGCGTCATCCCCGCCAGTCCGTTCAGCAGCATCTCCATGGCGGCCTCGGATGCGGCTTCGGCGTCGGGGAACTTGGCTTCCACGCCTCCGCCCAGGCCGTAGATCGGGATGCGGTAGCGATGGGCCATCTGAATGACGGCCAGCTTGCCCAGGTTCTGCTCCGGGCTTCCGTAGGTCACCTGCGTCGTGCGCATGTCGAACACATCGGTGTCGGGCTTGAGCACGACCGGAGCTCCCGGACGGATCAGCTGGGTCAAAACGACCCCGAAGAGGACCTCGGCCATTGTCAGCACAGTCGTGCCGGCGACCGTTGCCGGCGCCGTGGCACCCATCAGCGGTCCGGGCGAGTACAGCACCGGGACGCCGGCTTGCACGACGTCGATGAGCCCCTCGTTCATGATGGCGATCTTCAAGGGCGAGACCGGCGTGACAATGCCCAGCACGCTGGGGGACGTGCGCAAGGCCTCTTCGCCGCCTGAGGCGGCAGCAGCCATCTCCAGCAGGTGCTGGGTGAACGGCCGCTCGAGGATGTTGATCACCGTGGGCTTGCTGGTGTTGCGGAAGATGGCGTCGAAATCATGGAAGAAGATTTGTCCGGTCGGGTAGTCACCCGCCATGCACAGGGTTTGGACGAAATCGATGTTGGGCAGGGCCTGTCCAAGGCGTGTGCTCGCCACCATGTCCTGCTTGGTCGGCTGGCGGGCGCGGCCCAGCTGGTAGTCGAAGAACTGCGGCTCCGACGTTCCGCCCATGCCGTAGTAGACGCGGCCCGGCTCGAGTAGCAGGCTGTTGGCGTCGTCGTGGCGTCCGTGCAGGACGAAGCTGGAGGGGGCGGAATCGATGGCGGCTTCCACCATATCGGCGGGAAGGCGGATGATGCGGGCGTCCCGGTCGACGTCGGCCCCGCCCTTGGCGAAGACATCAAGGAACAGGGACGATTCGCTGAACAGGCCAGGGTCCCGCAGCAAGGAGAGTGCGGCCTGATGGAGCTGCTCGACCTCGTCCTCCGACAGGATCTTGAGCGAGCCGCCGCGCATGCCGGTTTTCATGGCGAAGCCTCCGACCAGAGGGGGGAATGTGTAATCGTTTGCATCCATAATAAGCTGGAGGCAGGTGCCTGTCAAGCACGGAGGGGTCGGGGTACGGGTCAGGCCTTCCACCAAGCGGTCCCACCCGCCGGAGATCTCAGTCGCTTGCCCGCCGCGCCGGTGTGCCCGGAGGTCTGCGCCTCCGCCGAAAGGTCCCTTGAAGGGGAAAGGCGAATCCCCGGTGCTGGCCTCGGGCGTCACTCTGCCGGAGATCCGCCTTTCCGCCTGGGTTTCCCTTCTCTGGGAGCAGGAGTTCCCAGGTGCTTGCTCGCGGGCGCTGCGGTGGCCGGGGATGAGCCGGGGTGGCCTGCTAGGTGATGGGCCCGGTCTGGTTCCGGTCGTGAGGCAGGGCCCTCGGGTGCGCTTCTCGTCTGGACTCACAGGAGGGGCCTGCCTATGCTGGCCGGGGAACTCGGCAACCGGGTCTCGCCATGATTCAGGCGCCGGGCGCCCGGGCACGCCTCACCTTAATCCGCGTAACTCGAGAGGAAACCGAATGGTGACCCCAGGCGCAGGGTGATTGCGCCATCATTGGATCGTTCGGCACAAGGTCGACCTATAGCGGCGTCAAGATCCCCGTTTGGGAGACCTGCAATTCGGTAGGGCGACCGCCGAGCCGGACAAAGCGGGGACCACATGCGAGCCTCCGTCCGCGCGCCAGGCGTCGGCGTGCGGGCGTGCCCGCACAAGCGCCGCTGGAACGTTGTGGTTGACAGTCAGCCTGACAAATGCTAGGATAGTGGAAACGTTCTCACACCCGTACTTCGTTTGTGAAGCGACGACGGATTTTTGCAGGCCTGAGCTGGTTTGGCGTCGGGCGCGGCGTGAAGCCTGGCGTCGATCGGGCCGAAAGCCCGGCCTGGGGGAACAACGAGCTCGCCCTTCGGGACCTTGCAGCGCAGGGCGCCGCCTGGAGCGGCGGCAGGGGAGGCGGCTGATGGCCAATCCACGAAGAGCCAGCCTGAAGGACGTGGCACTGCTGGCGAAGACGTCGATCGCCACCGCCTCGCGCGCCCTGAGCGGGACGGGCTACGTGGCCGAGGCGAGCCGGCAGCGCATTTCGGACGCGGCGCGCACGCTCAACTACCAGCCGAACCTGCGGGCGCGAGGGCTCCGGCAACGCGTCAGCCACAGCATCGGGCTGATCATCCCCAATCTGCTCAACGCCTACTACACCGCATTGGCCGATTCGATCCTGCAACAGCTGGCGGCGCGCGGCTACCACCTGTTGTTGTCCTCGACCCGCGACGACGTCGCCACCGAGCAGGAAACCGTCGTCGACATGGTCGGGCAGGCCGTCGATGGATTGATCTGGGTGCCGTCGGCGGCAGGCACCGATCTGCTGGATTACCTCGCCAGCCAGCACACACCGG
This genomic window from Anaerolineales bacterium contains:
- a CDS encoding sugar ABC transporter permease, producing the protein MQYRKHEPWLYLAPALVMLLAVFGYPFVRLVILSLQRTQAGVPAFVGLTNYQLLFRDDVFLQAVRNNLKLLLTVPVTVGLALVLAVFLFERIMGWRLYRMTLFLPYLLPITAVGLVFSYIFQLSGVLNDLLEAIGAGVLAQDWLGSTTLALPTVMFVIIWKEVGFGVVLFLARLMSVEEELFDAARVDGANWWQLQRHVTIPQLATVIEFFTVISIITVLSWVFGYVFVMTGGGPGNATMVTELYVYLMGFRYNQMNMASAVSVLLLLVTGVFIFLELRLRERSDLGLTS
- a CDS encoding carbohydrate ABC transporter permease, coding for MRSARRRAQALSGSLLRQLVVIFFTVLALFPLYFMLVSSLKSKADYLENKFNLPPHPIIDNFLTAFAGEKFLIRFANSTILTVGSVALSLLIACLAAYAFARMQFPGKRTLFNLMLSLMVIPPVVMVVPLFVTMVRLGLVNTYQGAILIYIGLLLPFSVYMMTNFFQTIPREIVEAARIDGCSSFGVFTRILMPLSAPAVITLTVVNSLWVWNELLIALIFLQRDEMKTLMVGIASMRSRIYVDIPATMAGLLVATIPIVVLYLFGQRYFIRGLIGGAVK
- a CDS encoding trimethylamine methyltransferase family protein, whose translation is MKTGMRGGSLKILSEDEVEQLHQAALSLLRDPGLFSESSLFLDVFAKGGADVDRDARIIRLPADMVEAAIDSAPSSFVLHGRHDDANSLLLEPGRVYYGMGGTSEPQFFDYQLGRARQPTKQDMVASTRLGQALPNIDFVQTLCMAGDYPTGQIFFHDFDAIFRNTSKPTVINILERPFTQHLLEMAAAASGGEEALRTSPSVLGIVTPVSPLKIAIMNEGLIDVVQAGVPVLYSPGPLMGATAPATVAGTTVLTMAEVLFGVVLTQLIRPGAPVVLKPDTDVFDMRTTQVTYGSPEQNLGKLAVIQMAHRYRIPIYGLGGGVEAKFPDAEAASEAAMEMLLNGLAGMTLSQSLGTLAFGMYGSQEMAVICDEIVSSIRRVLDGIAVNDDTLALDVIREVGFGGSFLQHDHTVRHFRREMYFPKLFKRQSIDEWVAAGAKMAHEVAHERVVEILSKAGPATLPPSADKALDEALKRAVAWAEKQSARR